A region from the Acyrthosiphon pisum isolate AL4f chromosome A1, pea_aphid_22Mar2018_4r6ur, whole genome shotgun sequence genome encodes:
- the LOC100163869 gene encoding F-box only protein 33 has translation METVNWNSLPSLALHQVFTHLSPESRVAASSTCKHWRTALYHPQFWHSLVLDISSTGTSYAEIKSKVKHANKNLVTLVRDIHLAFDSRSTQCFELASSVVKALMENQLLRNVDIELNHCELSKDEIFQYRWSIQNYFEFAILNVVQKGNIEGFSFGYFMFYYWNALIHMLSKYSCDSLQRLELAGLGPSIFNEESKTTCFNSTFDSMSSLINLKKLSLDLNSNTCKLLPALCSMSQLEILVLHVHNELDIDISDDIWADIKKYCPKLELRLTIINCHIVAKHLHTKLLRPSMPLTHLKVLFCNVMNIEVLHKLLDYRNTFQSLIWVDEQSMNPAGLLKGHWHLEPSADGIETNPLIILSWVCSKLTELVVLGYFIEPVDVCGIARLRGSNLKRYELLEEDICFHQPQTEMIYDEVILDVSNWMDTNWKPLNKNNLFVSRSHYILKCISKDLTTKLDNN, from the exons ATGGAAACCGTCAATTGGAACTCTCTTCCCAGCCTGGCTCTCCACCAGGTGTTCACTCACCTATCACCCGAATCCAGAGTGGCCGCTTCGTCCACTTGCAAACACTGGAGGACGGCTCTATACCATCCACAGTTCTGGCACAGTCTGGTGCTAGACATATCGTCTACTGGAACTTCATACGCTGAAATCAAGTCCAAAGTGAAGCACGCCAATAAGAACCTAGTGACGTTGGTACGTGACATCCACCTTGCATTTGATTCTCGTAGCACTCAGTGCTTTGAATTGGCTTCATCTGTTGTCAAGGCGTTGATGGAAAATCAACTATTGAGAAACGTTGACATTGAACTCAATCACTGTGAGTTGTCGAAGGACGAAAT ATTTCAGTACAGGTGGtcaattcaaaactattttgaGTTTGCTATTCTCAATGTCGTGCAGAAAGGAAACATCGAAGGGTTtagttttggatattttatgttttactatTGGAATGCTTTGATTCATATGCTATCCAAGTATAGTTGTGATAGCTTACAGCGTTTGGAACTAGCTGGATTGGGACCATCGATTTTTAATGAAGAGAGCAAAACAACATGTTTTAATTCTACTTTTGATAGTATGTCGTCGCTAATCAATTTAAAg aaattaagttTAGACCTAAATTCCAATACGTGCAAATTGCTTCCAGCATTGTGTTCAATGTCTCAATTGGAAATCCTTGTTTTACATGTTCATAATGAGTTGGATATAGATATAAGTGATGATATTTGGgcagatattaaaaaatactg ccCGAAACTTGAACTAAGATTAACAATTATCAACTGTCATATTGTTGCTAAGCACCTTCATACTAAGTTACTTCGTCCATCAATGCCATTAACACATCTCAAAGTTCTTTTTTGTAATGTA ATGAATATTGAAGTATTACATAAATTACTGGACTACAGAAATACATTTCAATCATTAATTTGGGTTGATGAACAATCAATGAACCCTGCTGGCTTACTTAAAGGACATTGGCATCTTGAACCTTCTGCAGATGGCATTGAAACTAATCCACTGATAATATTGTCATGGGTTTGCAGCAAACTTACAGAACTTGTTGTATTGG GATACTTTATTGAACCAGTGGACGTATGTGGAATTGCAAGACTGAGAGGTTCTAACTTAAAAAGGTATGAATTACTTGAAGAAGATATTTGCTTTCATCAACCACAAACCGAAATGATTTATGATGAAGTTATTTTa GATGTATCAAACTGGATGGATACAAATTGGAAAcctttgaataaaaataatttatttgtaagtcGTTcacattacattttgaaatgtatttctaaagatttaacaacaaaattagataataattaa